Proteins found in one candidate division KSB1 bacterium genomic segment:
- a CDS encoding M1 family metallopeptidase, translating to MKKQICLAIIFLMSSTFAFAQTFTKADTLRGMLTPLRTCYDVTYYNLDVKVDPETKTVSGNNTIQFKVVTDFDKMQIDLVKNMKIAKIMFGEELLPFEREHDAVFIQFPEKLKTGSIEAIQVFYSGEPQSAKRPPWDGGFVWSKDEHGNPWVAVTVQGDGAYLWWPNKEHQSDEPDSMLISVTVPQGLMNISNGRLRMKAELSNGWTRWDWFISYPINNYNVTLNIGKYAHFDDIYINDEGGKLTLDYYVMPYNLEKAKKQFQEVKPMLACFEKFFGKFPFYRDGYKMIESPHLGMEHQTAIAYGNKYRFGYKGTGSSEVGITFDFIIIHESAHEWWGNSVTSKDIADMWIHESFGAYAEALYVECRDGYEAGLKYQNAKKQDVRNNSPIIGLYDVNHRGSGDMYPKGSLFLNTLRHVIDNDSLWFAIVLGIAEEFKYQTITTNDIVAFVNSKTGEDFSSMFDQYLKQTAIPELEISVTKKGDKVTARYRWKADVADFKMPIKVTTSKNKFEFIYPDTSWQTTELGGIHPDDFKVAEDLFYVDVKLKRVYLQEGIE from the coding sequence ATGAAAAAACAAATCTGTTTGGCAATCATTTTTTTGATGAGCAGTACATTTGCGTTCGCTCAAACCTTTACAAAAGCGGATACCCTGCGAGGCATGCTGACCCCACTCCGAACCTGTTATGACGTAACGTACTACAACCTCGATGTAAAAGTCGATCCGGAAACCAAAACCGTCTCCGGCAACAACACTATCCAATTTAAAGTCGTGACGGATTTTGATAAGATGCAAATCGATCTTGTAAAAAATATGAAAATCGCTAAAATTATGTTCGGCGAAGAATTGCTGCCATTTGAACGTGAACATGACGCAGTCTTCATTCAATTTCCAGAGAAACTAAAAACAGGAAGTATTGAGGCCATTCAGGTCTTTTATTCCGGTGAACCGCAAAGTGCGAAAAGACCTCCCTGGGATGGCGGCTTCGTTTGGTCAAAAGATGAGCATGGCAACCCCTGGGTTGCGGTGACGGTTCAGGGAGACGGCGCCTATCTCTGGTGGCCCAACAAGGAACATCAATCGGATGAGCCGGACAGTATGCTGATCAGCGTAACCGTGCCGCAAGGCCTCATGAATATTTCTAACGGCCGTCTGCGAATGAAAGCGGAGTTATCGAATGGCTGGACGCGCTGGGACTGGTTTATCAGCTACCCAATTAATAATTACAATGTCACACTCAATATCGGGAAATATGCCCACTTTGATGACATTTACATAAATGATGAAGGAGGCAAGCTCACCCTTGATTATTATGTCATGCCCTATAATCTTGAGAAGGCAAAAAAGCAGTTTCAGGAAGTCAAACCGATGCTCGCTTGTTTTGAGAAGTTCTTTGGCAAATTTCCGTTTTACCGGGACGGTTACAAAATGATTGAATCGCCGCATCTGGGGATGGAGCACCAAACTGCAATTGCCTACGGCAACAAGTATCGATTCGGGTATAAAGGCACAGGTTCATCCGAAGTCGGCATCACATTTGATTTTATCATCATCCATGAGTCTGCACACGAGTGGTGGGGCAACAGCGTGACCTCAAAAGATATTGCCGACATGTGGATTCACGAAAGCTTCGGGGCATACGCCGAGGCGCTTTATGTGGAATGCAGAGACGGCTACGAAGCAGGACTCAAATATCAAAACGCCAAAAAGCAGGATGTTCGAAATAACAGTCCGATCATCGGGCTCTACGATGTCAACCACCGGGGATCGGGCGATATGTATCCGAAGGGGTCACTTTTTCTAAATACCTTGCGCCATGTTATCGATAACGACAGTTTGTGGTTTGCAATCGTTTTAGGAATTGCCGAGGAATTTAAATATCAAACCATCACCACGAACGACATTGTGGCTTTTGTAAATTCAAAAACCGGCGAAGATTTCAGTTCCATGTTTGACCAGTATTTAAAACAGACTGCTATCCCGGAACTGGAAATTAGCGTCACCAAAAAAGGGGACAAAGTCACGGCGCGATATAGATGGAAAGCAGATGTTGCAGATTTCAAAATGCCCATTAAAGTCACCACTTCGAAAAATAAGTTTGAATTCATTTACCCTGATACTTCCTGGCAGACTACTGAGCTTGGCGGCATTCACCCGGATGATTTCAAAGTAGCTGAGGACTTGTTTTATGTGGATGTTAAATTGAAGCGGGTTTATTTGCAGGAGGGAATTGAGTAG
- a CDS encoding type I restriction endonuclease subunit R, which yields MDFYNDAEEIKEAFAPYYTSTILSEETNPNKLNDLVDSLETFEVYNEYQVSDFFEKYVTGEVRTKLDPIIDSSADVFKNDLDKDKQIDFKVKAKSFLRTYSYLGKILDFNNQEWEKLWRYLKFLVPKLFIDQTDDLADGILEAIDMYSYRPSKERIQDIGLVAEPGVVLPIPVNVRGGKPEPEMDTLENILSVFNQRFGDIDWSDKDRVRKILTEQLPNEMKTNKEIMDAIKYSDKQNAKITSDKKLEEMMQQYLFSQTEIFKKFTQDKDFQRRYKEFMFDTLVQSSESQGIGP from the coding sequence ATGATGCAGAGGAAATTAAGGAAGCATTCGCCCCTTACTATACTTCAACCATTTTAAGTGAAGAAACAAATCCGAATAAACTCAATGATTTAGTCGATTCATTAGAAACATTTGAAGTTTACAACGAGTATCAGGTGTCCGACTTTTTTGAAAAATATGTAACCGGTGAAGTCCGAACTAAACTTGACCCCATCATTGACAGTTCAGCTGATGTTTTCAAAAATGATTTAGACAAAGACAAGCAGATTGATTTTAAGGTAAAAGCCAAATCTTTTTTAAGAACTTACAGCTACTTGGGTAAGATTCTGGATTTTAATAATCAGGAATGGGAAAAGCTTTGGCGGTATTTAAAGTTTTTAGTACCAAAACTTTTCATTGATCAAACCGACGACTTAGCAGATGGTATTTTAGAAGCAATTGATATGTACAGTTATCGTCCTTCGAAAGAAAGAATACAGGATATTGGTTTGGTTGCTGAACCTGGTGTGGTTCTCCCTATTCCCGTGAATGTAAGAGGCGGAAAACCTGAACCTGAAATGGATACGCTTGAAAATATTTTGAGTGTTTTCAATCAAAGATTTGGGGATATCGATTGGTCTGACAAAGATAGAGTGAGAAAGATTTTAACCGAGCAATTACCCAATGAGATGAAAACCAACAAAGAAATTATGGATGCTATAAAGTATTCTGACAAACAAAATGCGAAAATCACTTCTGATAAAAAACTGGAAGAAATGATGCAACAGTATTTATTTAGTCAGACAGAAATATTTAAGAAATTTACTCAGGATAAGGATTTTCAAAGAAGATATAAGGAGTTTATGTTCGATACGCTGGTACAGAGCAGTGAATCTCAGGGCATAGGGCCATGA